A portion of the Algisphaera agarilytica genome contains these proteins:
- a CDS encoding aspartate kinase: MNASPSTPSTVKVAKFGGSSLASSEQIAKAHAIIDADPDRRFVVPSAPGKRSADDRKVTDLLYLCHESAGQGVAFDEAFGIIEKRFRGIAEELGVELDMDALLGEVKAKIAENAQTGRGPDYAASRGEYLNGRILAERLGIAFVDSAEVIFFNSLGRLDEERTYRTLGDKLQELGRAVVPGFYGSTPEGHIKTFSRGGSDVTGAIVARATGAKVYENWTDVSGLLMTDPRVVNQPQTIETLTYRELRELSYMGATVLHPEAVFPVRHAGIPVNIRNTNDPEHPGTLIVGSDTEQPTRYPITGIAGRKDFTIIHLEKTLMNEVIGYGEQVLGILRRNGVSFEHMPSGIDTLSIVVADDELTGKLDRVLEDLRRDIEPDTLSVDPDLALIATVGRNMKTKPGMAATLFSALAEASVNIRMIDQGSSELNIIVGVNVNDFDTALNAIYAAYVK; this comes from the coding sequence ATGAACGCCTCCCCCTCCACGCCATCGACCGTGAAAGTCGCCAAGTTCGGCGGCTCCTCCCTGGCTTCGTCCGAGCAGATCGCCAAGGCCCACGCGATCATCGACGCCGACCCCGACCGCCGATTCGTCGTGCCCTCGGCCCCGGGCAAACGCTCGGCCGACGACCGCAAGGTCACCGACCTGCTCTACCTCTGTCACGAGTCGGCCGGCCAGGGCGTGGCGTTTGACGAGGCCTTCGGCATCATCGAGAAGCGTTTCCGAGGCATCGCAGAGGAGCTCGGCGTCGAGTTGGACATGGATGCGCTGCTGGGCGAGGTCAAGGCCAAGATCGCCGAAAACGCCCAGACGGGTCGCGGCCCCGATTACGCCGCCAGCCGTGGCGAATACCTCAACGGCCGCATCCTCGCCGAGCGGTTGGGCATCGCCTTCGTCGACTCGGCCGAGGTGATCTTCTTCAACTCGCTTGGCCGTCTGGACGAGGAACGCACCTACCGCACGCTCGGCGATAAGCTTCAGGAGCTCGGCCGGGCCGTCGTCCCCGGGTTCTACGGCAGCACGCCCGAGGGCCACATCAAGACCTTCAGCCGCGGCGGCTCGGACGTCACCGGCGCCATCGTTGCCCGCGCCACGGGAGCCAAGGTCTACGAAAACTGGACCGATGTCTCCGGCCTTCTCATGACCGACCCGCGCGTCGTCAACCAACCGCAGACCATCGAGACGCTGACCTACCGCGAGCTGCGCGAGCTGTCCTACATGGGCGCCACCGTGCTCCACCCCGAAGCGGTCTTCCCCGTTCGGCACGCGGGCATCCCGGTCAACATCCGCAACACCAACGACCCCGAACACCCCGGCACGCTCATCGTCGGCAGCGACACCGAGCAGCCCACCCGCTACCCCATTACCGGCATCGCGGGCCGGAAAGACTTCACCATCATCCACCTCGAAAAGACGCTGATGAACGAAGTCATCGGCTACGGCGAACAGGTCCTGGGGATCCTCCGCCGCAACGGCGTGAGTTTCGAGCACATGCCTTCGGGCATCGACACGCTCTCGATCGTTGTCGCCGACGACGAGTTGACGGGCAAGCTCGACCGCGTGCTGGAAGACTTGCGGCGTGACATCGAGCCGGACACCCTCAGCGTCGACCCCGATCTCGCACTGATCGCCACCGTCGGCCGAAACATGAAGACCAAGCCCGGCATGGCCGCCACGCTGTTCAGCGCCCTGGCCGAGGCGAGCGTGAACATCCGGATGATCGATCAGGGCAGCAGCGAGCTGAATATCATCGTCGGCGTCAACGTCAACGACTTCGACACCGCCCTCAACGCGATCTACGCCGCGTACGTTAAGTGA
- a CDS encoding DUF4380 domain-containing protein produces MQTTKMRKWVGALALVAVGCVGLTGCQSAPPQEKAPEPVVPAGKITFEDAVKIDNGVVRLAVSPSVGRVVEFGYVGQPNLLWVNTQDIFDTPPGPDTYYNIGGDKLWVAPQPLWKNAFGHDNWPPEGVIDGAAWTLVEQKRDSITIQSPESPDYGVVVRRTFQLPASKSQAVITNQIVRLRANPHPLQLWTVTQIKEPDTAVLDIAKDGPEMPTPFVKMTDETPVKVEGYVRLIGEGGAVAWTQQGDVHAKLGTLGRWVAGVYDGVVFRQSTKFDANAAYPEASSVQVYRAGDYTELELLSPLIQLAPGESMSNTVTWALIEVSKQYDPTDFLLASDPK; encoded by the coding sequence ATGCAGACGACAAAGATGCGGAAGTGGGTGGGGGCGTTGGCCCTCGTGGCGGTGGGGTGCGTGGGGCTGACGGGTTGCCAGAGCGCCCCGCCTCAGGAGAAGGCCCCCGAACCGGTGGTGCCCGCGGGGAAAATCACCTTTGAAGACGCGGTGAAGATCGACAACGGCGTGGTCCGCCTCGCGGTGTCGCCCAGCGTGGGCCGGGTCGTCGAGTTTGGCTACGTCGGACAGCCGAATCTTCTTTGGGTCAACACCCAGGACATCTTCGACACCCCGCCCGGCCCCGATACCTACTACAACATCGGCGGCGACAAGCTCTGGGTTGCGCCCCAGCCGCTTTGGAAGAACGCCTTCGGCCACGACAACTGGCCTCCCGAAGGCGTGATCGACGGCGCGGCTTGGACGCTGGTCGAACAGAAACGCGATTCGATCACAATCCAGAGCCCCGAGAGCCCGGATTACGGCGTGGTGGTACGACGGACGTTCCAACTTCCGGCGTCCAAATCCCAGGCCGTGATCACCAACCAAATCGTGCGGCTCCGAGCCAACCCGCACCCGTTGCAGCTCTGGACGGTGACGCAGATCAAAGAGCCCGACACGGCCGTGCTCGACATCGCCAAGGACGGGCCGGAGATGCCCACGCCGTTCGTCAAGATGACCGATGAGACCCCGGTGAAAGTCGAGGGGTACGTACGGTTGATCGGGGAGGGCGGGGCGGTGGCGTGGACCCAGCAAGGCGACGTCCACGCCAAGCTCGGAACACTTGGCCGATGGGTCGCCGGGGTGTACGACGGCGTGGTCTTCCGCCAGTCCACCAAGTTCGACGCCAACGCGGCCTACCCCGAAGCGTCGTCGGTGCAGGTCTACCGGGCCGGGGACTACACCGAGCTCGAACTGCTCAGCCCGCTCATCCAGCTCGCCCCCGGCGAATCGATGAGCAACACGGTCACATGGGCACTCATCGAAGTCAGCAAGCAATACGACCCGACCGATTTCCTTCTGGCGTCCGACCCGAAGTAA